The following is a genomic window from Chloroflexota bacterium.
CCTGGTCGACGAACGCCACCTCCACCGTCCCGGCGGTCACAGCTTGCACTTGCCGACTCAACTCGGCCACCTGGGCGCGATCCTGGTCGTTGGCCGGCGTGACGTGCAGGGCCAGCAGGTGGCCGAGGGTATCGACCGCCACATGCACCTTGCTCCCCTTCCGCCGCTTGGCCCCGTCGTAGCTGGCATGCGCCCCACTCTCGGGCGTGCTCTGGAGGGTCTGGCTGTCGTAGATCACCGCCGTCGGCTCCGGCGCACGCCCCTCCGCCAACCGGAGCAGCGCCCGCAGGTCATGGATGATCGCTTCGAAGCTGCCAGCCGCCAGCCAGCGTTGCGTCTGCTGGTACACCACCGGCCACGGCGGCAGGTCGTGCGGCATCCAGCGCCACTGCCCACCGGTCTTCACGATGTAGCGCAGTCCGTTGAACACCTCCCGCAGCGGGTACGTTCGCTGCGGCGCATCCTCCGTCATCAAGGTCAGGTACGGGGCGACAAACGCCCATTCGTCGTCGCTCACATCACTCGGGTACGACTTCCGTGCGGGAGTGACATCGCTCATGCCCCCACTTTACGGAAGCCGTGGCCCAAAGTTCATAACAGGCTCTAGGACGGCCCCGCGACGAGGCACACTCCCGAGAGGAGAAGAGATGCGTCGAACCGCTGTCGCCGTCGCCGCGCTGCTCCTGGCGGCCGGCACCACACCCGCGCTCGCGGGCGGTGGCCTGCCAAAGGTCGCCAGCATCGAGGTCGGTCCCCACCGGGCCGCCGTCCACAACGACTCGCCGTCGCTGCTGACCGGCAGCAACACCCTGACCGTCGAGATCGGCGACCTCACGGCCGATCACCGGGTGAGCCTCATGCTCATCGGTCCGCGCGGCGAGCAGATCGCCGTCCCGCTCGGCCCGGTCATCGTCCTGGACGGGCCGGGCGGCGGCCACGGCGGTGGCGAAGCGAGCGCCCCGAATGGTGAGGACAACCATGCGTCTGTTCCTGCCGACGACCACGCCGCCGCGCCGGCCGCGTCCTCGGCGAAGGCCGACACTCATGGCACGGTAGCCAGGGACGCCCACGGCGCCGCGGAGAGCCACGGGACGAGCGTGACGGCACCGGCCGCACGGGACAGCCAAGGCGCCCCGGTGCAGGCGAAGCTCGCCACCGCCGTCGACAGCCACGCGGCGAGCCCGGCTGCCGCCGATCCGCACGGGG
Proteins encoded in this region:
- a CDS encoding IS5 family transposase, with the translated sequence MSDVTPARKSYPSDVSDDEWAFVAPYLTLMTEDAPQRTYPLREVFNGLRYIVKTGGQWRWMPHDLPPWPVVYQQTQRWLAAGSFEAIIHDLRALLRLAEGRAPEPTAVIYDSQTLQSTPESGAHASYDGAKRRKGSKVHVAVDTLGHLLALHVTPANDQDRAQVAELSRQVQAVTAGTVEVAFVDQGYTGADPAEAALAHGIRLEVVKLPEAKRGFVLLPRRWVVERSFAWKSRFRRLVRDYERRLSVLAGLHLVAFACLELARATAYFGLT